From a single Vibrio toranzoniae genomic region:
- a CDS encoding YfcC family protein, translating to MTTETINKAEKGGFFANFKFPSAYTILFILIALVALFTWIIPAGQYDRAMNEELGREVPVTGTYQTVEGNPQGVIDVLLAPIDGFYDHNSYEAAAIDVSLFILIIGGFLGLVTKTGAIDAGIERVTARLEGREELMIPILMALFAAGGTVYGMAEESLPFYTLLVPVMMAARFDPLVAAATVLLGAGIGVLGSTINPFATVIAANASGIPFTDGIVLRVGMLIVGWGICVAYVMRYARMVQADPSKSIVYDKYEENKAHFLGNASGEKLEFTATRKLILAIFGGSFAVMIYGVSVAGWWMAEISAMFLAATIIVGIVARMSEEEFTSSFIDGARDLLGVALIIGIARGIVVVMDRGMITDTILFSAEQMVTGLSSVIFINVMFFLEILLSFLVPSTSGLAVLTMPIMAPLADFAGVGRDLVITAYQSASGLVNLITPTSAVVMGGLAIARVPYVRWVKWVMPLIGILMVFCIIVLSIGALI from the coding sequence ATGACGACCGAAACGATTAACAAGGCAGAAAAAGGCGGCTTCTTTGCCAACTTTAAGTTCCCTTCCGCCTACACCATTTTATTTATTCTTATTGCGCTAGTGGCTCTGTTCACATGGATTATTCCAGCAGGCCAATACGACCGAGCAATGAATGAAGAATTAGGCCGAGAAGTACCGGTTACCGGCACCTATCAAACGGTAGAAGGTAACCCTCAAGGTGTGATTGATGTACTACTAGCACCGATTGACGGCTTCTACGACCACAATAGCTATGAAGCTGCGGCAATCGACGTTTCGCTGTTCATTCTAATCATTGGGGGCTTCTTAGGGCTAGTCACTAAAACCGGTGCGATTGATGCCGGTATCGAACGCGTCACCGCCCGCTTAGAAGGGCGAGAAGAGTTGATGATACCAATACTGATGGCACTGTTTGCCGCGGGCGGTACTGTCTACGGCATGGCAGAAGAATCACTGCCCTTCTATACCTTGTTAGTCCCTGTGATGATGGCTGCTCGCTTTGATCCTCTTGTGGCTGCTGCAACGGTACTGCTTGGTGCGGGCATTGGCGTACTAGGCTCAACCATTAACCCATTCGCGACCGTTATCGCTGCCAACGCCTCTGGTATTCCATTTACCGACGGCATCGTGCTGCGTGTTGGCATGCTGATTGTTGGTTGGGGTATCTGTGTTGCTTACGTCATGCGTTACGCAAGAATGGTGCAAGCCGACCCAAGCAAATCAATAGTGTACGACAAATACGAAGAGAACAAAGCGCACTTTCTTGGCAACGCAAGTGGCGAAAAACTTGAATTCACTGCGACTCGTAAACTGATTCTGGCCATTTTTGGCGGCTCATTCGCGGTAATGATTTACGGTGTATCCGTTGCTGGGTGGTGGATGGCCGAGATCTCAGCCATGTTCTTAGCGGCGACCATCATCGTTGGTATTGTGGCCCGCATGAGTGAAGAGGAGTTTACTTCGAGTTTCATTGATGGTGCCCGAGACCTACTGGGCGTGGCGCTTATCATCGGTATTGCGCGTGGTATTGTGGTGGTAATGGACCGCGGTATGATCACCGACACCATTCTCTTCTCTGCAGAACAAATGGTCACCGGGCTGTCTTCGGTTATCTTTATTAACGTGATGTTCTTCTTAGAGATTCTATTGTCATTCTTAGTACCGTCAACATCAGGTTTAGCGGTGCTCACCATGCCAATCATGGCACCACTGGCCGACTTTGCTGGCGTAGGTCGCGACCTTGTAATCACCGCTTATCAATCGGCCTCTGGCTTGGTGAACTTAATCACACCGACCTCTGCAGTGGTAATGGGTGGCTTAGCGATTGCTCGTGTCCCTTACGTGCGCTGGGTTAAGTGGGTAATGCCATTAATCGGTATCTTGATGGTGTTCTGCATCATTGTTCTAAGTATTGGTGCGCTTATCTAA
- a CDS encoding response regulator, protein MANILLIDDDTELTCLLKDILSFEGFTVSEANDGYTGLEAINEEIDLILLDVMMPRLNGMETLKKLRENWETPVLMLTAKGEEIDRVIGLELGADDYLPKPFSDRELLARIRAILRRTQTNTAPKAASDTIQYQDIEIFPGKQEAYCNGQIIDLTTTEFVLLSHLIQNPGQVITKEALSLDVLGKRLAAFDRAIDMHISNLRKKIPERHDGKSRIKTLRGRGYLLIEED, encoded by the coding sequence ATGGCGAACATTCTTCTGATTGATGACGACACCGAATTAACCTGTTTACTTAAAGATATTCTGAGCTTTGAGGGCTTTACAGTTTCCGAAGCCAATGATGGCTATACGGGGCTTGAGGCTATCAATGAGGAGATTGATCTAATTCTTTTGGATGTAATGATGCCACGCCTTAATGGTATGGAAACACTAAAGAAGCTGAGAGAAAATTGGGAAACACCCGTGCTGATGCTGACCGCAAAAGGCGAAGAAATCGATCGTGTGATTGGCCTTGAACTTGGAGCTGATGATTATTTACCAAAACCATTCAGTGACCGAGAGCTGCTCGCGCGTATTCGCGCCATTCTGCGCCGAACACAAACCAACACCGCGCCTAAGGCAGCCAGTGACACCATTCAATACCAAGACATCGAGATCTTCCCAGGCAAACAAGAAGCCTACTGCAATGGACAAATCATCGACCTTACAACCACAGAATTCGTCTTACTTAGCCATTTAATCCAGAATCCGGGGCAAGTGATCACCAAAGAAGCCTTGAGCTTAGATGTATTGGGTAAAAGACTCGCCGCTTTTGATCGCGCGATTGATATGCATATCTCTAATCTCCGTAAGAAGATTCCAGAGCGCCACGACGGTAAATCTCGTATCAAAACTTTACGCGGCCGTGGCTATTTATTGATAGAGGAAGATTAA
- a CDS encoding FxsA family protein has translation MFPILLLLFIFVPIIEIGLFIQVGGFLGLWPTIALVLITAFAGASLVRSQGIQTLMSVQGRLQQGEMPAQQILEGVMLAVAGVLLLTPGFMTDALGMLVLLPAPRAIIAKKMMEKMVVTNMSGGFHAGGQAGFGQSPFGQDPFNRDPSEQPKDGNTFEGEFEKKDDDNDRNRLN, from the coding sequence GTGTTTCCTATCTTACTATTACTCTTTATCTTCGTACCCATCATTGAGATTGGGCTATTTATTCAAGTTGGTGGCTTCTTAGGATTGTGGCCAACTATTGCGTTGGTTTTGATTACTGCATTTGCGGGTGCATCGCTTGTTCGTAGCCAAGGTATACAGACATTAATGTCTGTTCAAGGTCGATTACAGCAAGGTGAAATGCCAGCACAACAGATTCTTGAAGGCGTGATGCTTGCGGTTGCAGGTGTATTGCTGTTGACTCCGGGTTTTATGACGGACGCACTTGGTATGTTGGTATTGCTGCCAGCACCAAGAGCAATAATTGCCAAGAAAATGATGGAAAAAATGGTGGTGACCAATATGTCTGGCGGCTTTCATGCGGGTGGACAGGCTGGTTTTGGTCAGAGTCCATTTGGCCAAGACCCATTCAATCGCGACCCATCTGAGCAACCAAAAGACGGCAACACCTTTGAGGGGGAGTTTGAGAAGAAAGACGACGACAACGATCGTAATCGCTTAAACTAA
- a CDS encoding anaerobic C4-dicarboxylate transporter family protein: protein MFLLELFVVLGCILIGARIGGIGLGVMGGVGLAVLSFIFGIQPTSPPINVMLMIMAVVAAAAAMQASGGLDYMIKIASGILRKNPRHITFIAPLVTYFFTMMAGTGHVAYSVLPVIAEVSRRSGIRPARPLGMAVIASQFAIVASPIAAAVVALVAFLEPQGITLADVLSVTIPSTFLGLACACVIVNKLGKELKDDPEYQRRMQDPEFRKEMKQEEAVENITITPQAKKSVGMFLFGALTVVVMGAFPSLRPQFDGSPMGMAHTIEIVMLTVAALIILICKPDGNAISQGSVFHAGMRAIVAIFGIAWLGDTFIGGHAAMVKEAVSGLVEVAPWTFAFALFALSVMVNSQGATTAVLVPVAIALGLPPAIIIATFVAVNGYFFIPNYGPIIASIDFDRTGTTNIGKYIFNHSFMLPGLLSMVFSIAFGLLLSNVMI from the coding sequence ATGTTTTTACTTGAGCTATTCGTCGTATTGGGATGTATCCTGATCGGTGCTCGTATCGGGGGGATAGGCCTCGGCGTTATGGGCGGTGTTGGCCTTGCAGTACTCAGTTTCATTTTCGGGATTCAACCAACCAGCCCACCAATCAACGTAATGTTAATGATAATGGCGGTTGTGGCAGCCGCAGCCGCAATGCAAGCTTCTGGTGGTCTGGATTACATGATCAAGATTGCCTCTGGGATTTTGCGTAAAAACCCTCGCCACATCACTTTCATTGCTCCTTTAGTAACCTATTTTTTCACAATGATGGCAGGTACTGGCCACGTTGCTTACTCGGTTCTTCCAGTTATTGCAGAAGTGAGCCGTCGTAGTGGTATTCGCCCAGCGCGCCCACTAGGTATGGCCGTTATCGCATCACAATTTGCGATTGTTGCAAGCCCAATTGCGGCAGCGGTTGTCGCTTTGGTTGCCTTCTTGGAACCACAAGGCATCACGCTAGCTGATGTTCTTTCCGTCACTATCCCAAGTACTTTCCTTGGCCTTGCTTGTGCTTGTGTCATTGTCAACAAACTCGGTAAAGAGCTCAAAGACGATCCTGAATACCAACGCCGCATGCAAGATCCTGAATTCCGTAAAGAGATGAAACAAGAGGAAGCGGTTGAAAATATTACCATCACACCACAAGCGAAAAAATCAGTTGGTATGTTCCTATTTGGTGCGCTGACGGTTGTTGTCATGGGGGCATTCCCATCACTTCGCCCTCAGTTTGATGGCTCACCGATGGGTATGGCACACACTATTGAAATCGTCATGCTAACGGTTGCAGCTCTTATTATTTTAATCTGTAAACCAGACGGAAATGCAATTAGCCAAGGTTCTGTATTCCACGCCGGTATGCGTGCGATTGTTGCTATTTTCGGGATTGCTTGGTTAGGAGATACCTTCATTGGTGGCCATGCTGCAATGGTCAAAGAAGCGGTATCGGGTCTAGTAGAAGTTGCACCATGGACATTTGCATTCGCACTATTTGCTCTATCAGTAATGGTAAACAGCCAAGGTGCAACCACTGCAGTTCTTGTACCTGTGGCGATTGCTTTAGGGCTTCCGCCAGCAATTATTATTGCAACCTTCGTTGCGGTTAATGGTTACTTCTTTATTCCAAACTACGGCCCTATCATCGCGTCAATTGACTTTGATCGAACGGGTACCACGAATATAGGTAAGTACATCTTCAACCACAGCTTTATGCTCCCAGGCTTACTAAGTATGGTATTTAGCATTGCGTTTGGTCTGCTACTATCGAATGTCATGATCTAA
- the aspA gene encoding aspartate ammonia-lyase produces the protein MATLSEAQVDAPHATRLEEDLLGQRHVPADAYYGIHTLRAVENFNISKVTISDVPEFVRGMVMTKKAAALANKELGVIPSEVAKYIIQACDLILDTGKCMDQFPSDVFQGGAGTSVNMNANEVVANVALELMGKEKGQYEFINPNDHVNRSQSTNCAYPTGFRISVYNSVLKLIDAIEYLKGAFELKSQEFNTILKMGRTQLQDAVPMTVGQEFHAWAVTINEEIKNLEYTSKLLLEVNLGATAIGTGLNAAPGYQGLAVKHLAEVTGLECVAAEDLIEATSDCGAYVMTHGALKRLAVKLSKICNDLRLLSSGPRTGLNELNLPELQAGSSIMPAKVNPVVPEVVNQVCFKVLGNDNTVSFAAEGGQLQLNVMEPVIAQSMFESLDILTNACVNLRDKCVDGITVNKEVCEAHVFNSIGIVTYLNPYIGHHEGDIVGKICAETGKSVRNVVLERGLLTEEELDDIFSVENLMHPQYKAKRYE, from the coding sequence ATGGCTACTCTATCAGAAGCACAAGTTGATGCTCCTCACGCTACTCGTCTCGAAGAAGATCTTTTAGGTCAACGTCATGTTCCCGCTGATGCTTACTACGGCATCCACACTCTACGCGCAGTTGAAAACTTCAACATTTCAAAGGTAACGATCTCAGATGTACCTGAATTCGTTCGCGGTATGGTGATGACAAAGAAAGCAGCGGCTTTAGCAAACAAAGAGTTAGGTGTAATTCCAAGCGAAGTAGCTAAATACATCATTCAAGCTTGTGACCTAATTCTAGACACTGGCAAATGCATGGATCAGTTCCCATCGGACGTTTTCCAAGGTGGTGCTGGTACTTCTGTAAACATGAACGCGAACGAAGTGGTTGCTAACGTCGCACTGGAACTTATGGGCAAAGAAAAAGGCCAATATGAGTTCATCAACCCAAACGACCATGTAAACCGCAGCCAATCTACAAACTGTGCTTACCCAACGGGCTTCCGTATCTCTGTTTACAACAGCGTACTAAAACTGATCGACGCAATTGAATACCTAAAAGGTGCATTCGAGCTTAAGAGCCAAGAATTCAACACGATTTTGAAGATGGGTCGTACTCAACTTCAAGATGCAGTTCCAATGACGGTTGGCCAAGAGTTCCATGCTTGGGCTGTAACCATCAACGAAGAAATCAAAAACCTAGAATACACTTCAAAACTACTGCTTGAAGTAAACCTAGGCGCAACAGCTATCGGTACTGGTCTAAACGCAGCACCTGGCTACCAAGGCCTAGCAGTTAAGCACTTAGCAGAAGTTACGGGCCTAGAGTGTGTAGCCGCTGAAGACTTAATCGAAGCAACGTCTGACTGTGGTGCATACGTCATGACGCACGGCGCACTTAAGCGTCTAGCCGTTAAATTGTCTAAGATTTGTAATGACTTGCGTCTGCTTTCTTCTGGTCCACGTACTGGCTTGAACGAACTAAACCTACCAGAACTACAAGCAGGCTCTTCAATCATGCCAGCTAAAGTAAACCCAGTGGTTCCTGAAGTAGTAAACCAAGTTTGCTTTAAAGTTCTAGGTAACGACAACACGGTTTCTTTCGCGGCGGAAGGTGGCCAACTTCAACTGAACGTAATGGAACCCGTTATTGCACAAAGCATGTTTGAGTCTCTGGACATTCTAACAAACGCATGTGTGAACCTACGCGACAAGTGCGTAGACGGCATTACTGTAAACAAAGAAGTATGTGAAGCGCACGTCTTCAACTCTATCGGAATCGTAACCTACCTTAACCCATACATTGGCCACCACGAAGGTGACATTGTTGGCAAGATCTGTGCTGAAACAGGTAAGAGTGTTCGCAATGTGGTTCTAGAACGCGGTTTATTAACCGAAGAAGAGCTTGATGATATTTTCTCTGTTGAAAACTTGATGCACCCTCAGTACAAAGCAAAACGCTACGAGTAA
- the cpxA gene encoding envelope stress sensor histidine kinase CpxA, translating into MRIPKITSLYGRIFAIFWFTMLLVLLSVLSLPHLDPRVARDVPEEHFTKLSRIAKSIEKRFAKENNLGKIVFQLEGPPRSRKDTRPRIYLTDLEGSVLTTKKHSDYKVKAIRNFVTTIDNPKVPKQKLYGHYMVAGPIPVALAGENLMMYIGVKWDQPPPFLLRLFDRPLQLLLAVMLASTPLLLWLAWALSQPARRLERAAKRVAKGQFEVDPQLEKGTSEFRQAGESFNQMVEAVNQMISGQQRLLSDISHELRSPLTRLRMANALAIRKQGESQELERIDTEAQRLEQMISELLTLSRMQVNSHITREVQPISSLWEEIIKDAQFEAEQMGKQLTFSEIPERSISGNPKLLMSALDNITRNAIYYGKDRVDVQFSVQQDLLTICVNDNGDGVPEDELDSIFRPFYRVSTARDRNSGGTGLGLTITESAIRQHSGTITASRSQLGGLQLEITLPILPV; encoded by the coding sequence ATGCGCATACCTAAAATCACCAGCTTATATGGGCGTATCTTTGCTATCTTTTGGTTCACCATGTTATTGGTGCTTTTATCGGTCCTATCGCTTCCCCATTTAGACCCTAGAGTTGCGCGTGATGTCCCAGAAGAACACTTCACGAAACTCAGCCGTATTGCAAAGAGTATCGAAAAGCGATTCGCCAAAGAAAATAACTTGGGCAAGATTGTCTTCCAATTGGAAGGCCCACCACGCAGCCGGAAAGACACACGCCCTCGCATCTACTTAACCGATCTTGAAGGCTCGGTATTAACAACTAAAAAGCATTCAGATTACAAAGTAAAAGCCATTCGTAACTTCGTGACGACAATTGATAACCCTAAAGTGCCAAAACAAAAGCTGTATGGACATTACATGGTAGCAGGCCCAATACCAGTCGCACTTGCCGGTGAGAACCTGATGATGTATATCGGAGTTAAGTGGGATCAGCCGCCGCCGTTCTTGTTACGCCTATTTGATAGACCTCTACAACTTTTACTTGCCGTCATGTTAGCGAGTACCCCGCTATTACTTTGGTTAGCTTGGGCATTGAGTCAACCTGCTCGCAGACTAGAACGCGCCGCAAAACGTGTAGCGAAAGGACAATTTGAGGTCGACCCTCAATTAGAAAAAGGTACCTCAGAATTCAGACAAGCTGGTGAAAGCTTTAACCAAATGGTCGAAGCGGTAAACCAGATGATCTCAGGGCAACAGCGTCTGCTCTCTGATATCTCACACGAGCTACGCTCTCCATTGACCCGCCTACGCATGGCAAATGCATTGGCGATTCGTAAACAAGGTGAGAGCCAAGAACTCGAGCGTATCGATACCGAAGCGCAACGTTTAGAACAGATGATCAGTGAACTACTGACGTTATCTCGTATGCAGGTCAACAGCCATATTACTCGTGAGGTTCAGCCCATCTCGAGCTTATGGGAAGAAATTATAAAAGACGCACAGTTTGAAGCCGAACAGATGGGCAAACAGCTGACGTTTTCGGAGATCCCAGAGCGTTCTATCTCAGGCAACCCCAAGCTATTGATGAGTGCGTTAGACAATATTACACGTAACGCAATCTATTACGGTAAGGACCGCGTCGATGTGCAATTCAGTGTTCAACAAGATCTACTCACAATTTGTGTAAATGATAACGGTGATGGCGTGCCTGAAGATGAATTAGATTCTATTTTCAGGCCTTTCTATCGTGTTTCAACCGCCCGTGATCGTAACTCTGGCGGTACAGGTCTTGGGTTAACCATTACTGAAAGTGCGATTCGCCAACACAGCGGAACCATCACCGCCAGCCGCAGCCAGCTAGGTGGATTACAACTCGAAATCACTCTACCTATCTTACCGGTGTAA
- the arcC gene encoding carbamate kinase yields the protein MTKQTVVVALGGNALLRRGEPLEADVQRRNIETAVKTISEIAKVYNVVLVHGNGPQVGLLALQGLEYKKVNPYPLDVLGSETQGMIGYMLMQEFKNYLPNRNISCMLTQMTVDPNDPAFADPTKPIGPIYEEAEARELAEKFHWIVKPDGQHFRRVVPSPRPTGIVEHEAITQLIDAGHLVICTGGGGIPVKKENGKLVGVEAVIDKDMSAAFLAKQLDADALLILTDADAVYLDWGKPTQHALRSTTPSELAKFEFDAGSMGPKIEASCEFIQQGGKVVGIGALEDGLQILQGQAGTNITKG from the coding sequence ATGACTAAGCAAACTGTTGTTGTTGCACTCGGCGGTAACGCCCTACTTCGTCGCGGTGAGCCGTTAGAAGCCGATGTTCAACGCCGTAATATTGAAACAGCGGTTAAAACCATCTCTGAAATCGCGAAAGTGTACAACGTGGTTCTAGTGCACGGTAATGGCCCACAAGTTGGCTTACTTGCTCTACAAGGTTTGGAATACAAAAAAGTAAACCCGTATCCGCTGGATGTCTTGGGCAGTGAGACTCAAGGCATGATCGGCTACATGCTGATGCAAGAGTTCAAAAACTACCTGCCTAACCGAAACATCTCGTGCATGTTGACGCAAATGACGGTTGATCCAAACGATCCTGCGTTTGCCGATCCAACCAAGCCGATTGGCCCGATCTACGAAGAAGCAGAAGCGCGTGAACTAGCGGAGAAGTTCCACTGGATCGTAAAACCCGACGGCCAACATTTCCGCCGCGTTGTACCAAGCCCACGCCCTACCGGCATTGTTGAGCACGAAGCGATCACACAACTTATCGATGCGGGTCACCTCGTGATTTGTACTGGTGGCGGTGGCATCCCAGTGAAAAAAGAAAACGGCAAATTAGTCGGTGTCGAAGCCGTTATCGACAAAGACATGTCAGCGGCTTTCTTAGCGAAACAACTGGATGCGGACGCGCTGCTTATTTTGACTGATGCCGACGCTGTTTACCTTGATTGGGGCAAGCCAACTCAACACGCACTGCGCAGCACCACACCAAGCGAACTGGCGAAATTCGAATTTGATGCGGGCTCAATGGGGCCAAAAATTGAAGCATCGTGCGAATTCATTCAGCAAGGCGGCAAAGTGGTGGGTATCGGCGCACTCGAAGATGGTTTGCAGATCCTGCAAGGCCAAGCGGGCACCAATATCACCAAAGGTTAA
- a CDS encoding CpxP family protein — protein sequence MKMTKKLVLVAAALPLMFGATTAYAYGGGDKGDHKGMHGKCGGFDKKVMRQLDLTDAQKTELKEMREANRAEMKAKRVGNKADRVAQMKAHHEKVQALVLADNFDEAAANDLAREMVEKQTERRVVMLKKQHEMMSVLTAEQKTQLKEIQQERMTKCADKMEKRMNKNK from the coding sequence ATGAAAATGACTAAGAAACTTGTACTAGTAGCGGCGGCACTTCCACTTATGTTCGGTGCAACCACTGCGTATGCATACGGTGGCGGTGATAAAGGCGACCACAAAGGCATGCACGGCAAATGCGGCGGCTTCGATAAGAAAGTGATGCGCCAACTCGATCTCACTGACGCACAAAAAACAGAATTGAAAGAGATGCGCGAAGCAAATCGTGCAGAGATGAAAGCAAAACGCGTTGGCAACAAAGCCGATAGAGTGGCGCAAATGAAAGCGCACCACGAAAAAGTTCAAGCCTTGGTATTGGCTGACAACTTCGATGAAGCCGCAGCGAACGACTTAGCAAGAGAAATGGTTGAAAAGCAAACTGAGCGTCGCGTGGTAATGCTGAAGAAGCAACACGAAATGATGAGTGTACTAACGGCTGAGCAAAAAACGCAACTGAAAGAAATCCAACAAGAGCGCATGACTAAGTGTGCTGACAAAATGGAAAAACGCATGAACAAAAACAAGTAA
- the trmL gene encoding tRNA (uridine(34)/cytosine(34)/5-carboxymethylaminomethyluridine(34)-2'-O)-methyltransferase TrmL gives MFDIALYEPEIAPNTGNIIRLCANCGANLHLIEPLGFDFEEKKVRRAGLDYHDLARVKRHKNLEAFLEYLENEREGDFRIFACTTKTTGHHVDAKFQQGDVLMFGPETRGLPAEFIESMPMEQRIRIPMMPDARSLNLSNAVAIIAFEAWRQMGFEGAV, from the coding sequence ATGTTTGATATCGCTCTATACGAACCTGAAATTGCACCCAATACGGGTAACATCATCCGCCTATGTGCTAATTGTGGCGCGAACTTACACCTCATTGAACCGCTTGGTTTTGATTTTGAAGAGAAGAAAGTACGCCGCGCTGGTTTGGATTATCACGACCTAGCGCGTGTTAAGCGTCACAAGAACCTAGAAGCCTTCCTTGAGTATCTAGAGAATGAACGTGAAGGTGACTTTCGTATTTTTGCTTGCACAACCAAAACTACAGGTCACCACGTGGATGCGAAATTCCAACAAGGTGATGTGTTGATGTTTGGCCCAGAAACACGCGGCCTGCCTGCTGAGTTCATCGAAAGCATGCCAATGGAGCAACGTATTCGTATTCCAATGATGCCAGACGCGCGTAGCCTAAACTTGTCTAACGCGGTTGCTATCATTGCATTTGAAGCGTGGCGACAAATGGGCTTTGAAGGCGCGGTATAA
- the arcA gene encoding arginine deiminase: protein MSKFYVGSEIGQLRRVLVHRPRRALTHLTPSNCHDLLFDDVLAVERAGKEHDAFTQTLRDQGVEVLLLTDLLADTLAVPEAKDWLLNCQVSDYRLGKTFANDVRCYLSDLPNLELAKILTGGLSYAEMPMKSSSMMQGMHAPTDFIIEPLPNHLFTRDTSCWVYGGVSINPMAKPARQRETNHVRAIYRWHPTFAGQDFIKYFGDEENISYDNSTIEGGDVLVIGRGTVLIGMSERTTAQGVEHLASSLFKHGQAKQVIAMQLPKHRSCMHLDTVMTHMNEDTFSVYPEVVSQDVQCWSLTGDESGTVNVKEEGYFVTAIEKALGVDKLNLITTGGDNFHAEREQWNDANNVLTVKPGVVIGYEGNTYTNEKYDKAGITVLSIPGDELGRGRGGARCMSCPIERDGI, encoded by the coding sequence ATGAGTAAGTTCTATGTAGGTTCTGAAATAGGTCAATTACGCCGCGTTCTAGTTCACCGTCCAAGACGCGCACTGACTCACCTAACACCCTCTAACTGTCACGATTTGCTATTTGATGACGTACTGGCTGTTGAGCGCGCAGGTAAAGAGCATGACGCATTTACTCAAACGCTACGTGATCAAGGTGTTGAAGTTCTTCTTCTTACTGACTTGCTAGCAGACACACTAGCCGTGCCAGAAGCGAAAGATTGGCTACTAAACTGCCAAGTATCTGATTACCGTTTGGGTAAAACATTCGCCAATGATGTGCGCTGCTACTTAAGCGACTTACCAAACCTAGAGCTAGCAAAAATTCTAACGGGCGGTCTGTCTTACGCTGAGATGCCAATGAAATCGTCTTCAATGATGCAAGGCATGCACGCACCAACCGACTTTATTATCGAACCTCTACCAAACCACCTATTTACTCGCGACACGTCTTGCTGGGTATACGGCGGTGTCTCTATCAACCCGATGGCGAAACCTGCTCGTCAACGTGAAACCAACCACGTGCGCGCTATTTATCGCTGGCACCCAACATTCGCGGGCCAAGACTTTATTAAATACTTCGGCGATGAAGAAAATATCAGCTACGACAACTCAACGATTGAAGGTGGTGACGTTCTTGTTATCGGTCGTGGCACAGTGCTTATCGGTATGTCTGAACGTACCACAGCACAAGGTGTTGAGCACTTAGCATCGAGCCTATTCAAACACGGTCAAGCGAAACAAGTTATCGCCATGCAGCTACCAAAACATCGCTCTTGCATGCACTTAGACACGGTAATGACTCACATGAACGAGGATACATTCTCTGTTTACCCTGAGGTGGTTAGTCAAGACGTGCAGTGCTGGAGCCTAACTGGCGATGAATCAGGCACTGTGAATGTGAAAGAAGAAGGCTACTTCGTAACAGCTATCGAAAAAGCACTTGGCGTAGACAAGCTAAATCTTATCACGACAGGTGGTGACAACTTCCATGCAGAACGTGAACAGTGGAACGATGCGAACAATGTGCTGACAGTTAAACCAGGCGTCGTTATTGGTTACGAAGGCAACACCTACACCAACGAAAAATACGACAAAGCAGGCATCACGGTTCTTTCTATCCCTGGAGACGAACTTGGCCGCGGTCGCGGTGGCGCACGCTGCATGAGCTGCCCAATTGAGCGTGATGGTATCTAA
- a CDS encoding superoxide dismutase, whose translation MLHTFPALPYAYDALEPYIDAKTMEVHYSKHHKTYYDKFVNAIAGSELEQQSLTEIFANISQHSPAVRNNGGGYYNHILYWNCMSQDGGGEPAGELGDAIKSTFGDFETFQEQFAQAAINTFGSGFAWLVVEEGQLKIISTSNQDNPWMDTIASNGEPILALDVWEHAYYISYQNRRPDYINAWWNVVNWNAVAENYAQALANQA comes from the coding sequence ATGTTGCACACTTTTCCTGCTCTACCCTACGCTTACGATGCTCTAGAACCTTACATTGATGCTAAAACGATGGAAGTGCATTACAGCAAGCACCACAAAACCTATTACGATAAGTTTGTTAATGCTATCGCGGGTAGTGAACTAGAACAGCAATCGCTGACCGAGATCTTCGCTAATATCTCGCAGCATAGTCCTGCCGTTCGCAACAATGGTGGCGGCTACTACAACCATATTTTGTATTGGAACTGTATGTCTCAAGACGGCGGTGGTGAACCGGCTGGCGAACTTGGCGACGCTATCAAGAGCACATTCGGAGATTTCGAAACATTCCAAGAACAGTTCGCTCAAGCGGCGATCAATACCTTCGGGTCAGGCTTTGCTTGGTTAGTGGTAGAAGAGGGACAGCTAAAGATCATCTCAACCTCAAACCAAGATAACCCTTGGATGGATACCATCGCCAGCAACGGTGAGCCAATTCTTGCACTGGATGTTTGGGAACACGCCTACTACATCAGTTACCAAAACCGTCGCCCTGATTACATCAACGCATGGTGGAATGTGGTGAATTGGAATGCGGTTGCTGAAAACTACGCACAAGCACTCGCGAATCAAGCGTAA